Proteins encoded in a region of the Borreliella garinii genome:
- a CDS encoding right-handed parallel beta-helix repeat-containing protein: MNLKSPEIADENSENETAEISSPKEDTTEDCTSLGLDIVFYTDEGQIFELTPFVDTTSIVLEEKIVDPSLKTAASTFSFSVSGLSEEFLNFLFFRNEDIFVKVNDKNNPVFRGILEKFFSRDLFNSTKSVSFTVNDYSSLLKIAFENPVQFPINFSPDWLFVYNPLAKELSLVHLIIEKTKLKDLIDDDASEAILDKVPAVIIDSGEDVETILQALLYEFGYAYTFSSVGKLQILPIWKSEVITKEIEICTVDAESYVMSKSSSSSYDSTKVIWREGKFQRKEEAMSKKRPLYSAPINVAGNDGKLYVAVLQKGVVYPDFADKIGSSVFQEYDPSWLDTVYKWDFKRREVWHDHYAINEHLAIISTHNLEARFSADSSIKLENKEYFPTKAKLWFRNTSSSQGSKYIYHFDIYGDVFYTIAQNVLQTDNADDFYSKKFEYTTRFIFSEESAVRLFEFLTNLRVKGHTIVNFRSMQNLNITDFVKLRLDNIGIDHFFLILSKKINNFDLDIKLYEYEGITWGDYTHYEYLTTSTKIGISDYLSGVHKVVIAPFNYDGPETYQFKASGFKDENTLNVSIEFAKQAGLNKIKLLKGDFYIYDQVKLNNLEIEGDDEVFIRSTGFSKHIFESEKSFRLSGVNICQQPMSELYINGGDLNQEELAPYLEDKSFTQPAVVVLCSSYSLQEEARSSVYVTDASFVYIKNVTFTCALNKALHFKKTKKILLEDVNFDSTNQSFDIKDVSNLTLINVSAQGSKTAAASNGLNAIIRESSFSNNTDALRLSNFSSLKITDTQFSKNTGTALHLVDITSARLSNNTFTENKVGVENHAFDLIVRDTFLKNTLALNLTRKSTAGVRTLDLSTYTENTKDKQEAA; the protein is encoded by the coding sequence ATTAATTTGAAAAGTCCGGAAATTGCTGACGAAAATTCAGAAAACGAAACTGCAGAAATATCAAGCCCCAAAGAAGATACAACAGAAGATTGTACTTCTTTGGGGCTTGACATTGTATTCTACACGGACGAGGGTCAAATTTTTGAACTTACCCCTTTTGTTGACACTACAAGCATTGTTCTAGAAGAAAAAATAGTTGATCCAAGCCTAAAAACAGCAGCAAGCACGTTCAGCTTTAGTGTAAGCGGCCTATCAGAAGAATTTTTGAATTTCTTATTCTTCAGAAACGAAGACATTTTCGTAAAAGTAAATGATAAGAATAACCCCGTTTTTAGGGGAATTCTAGAAAAATTTTTCAGCAGAGATCTGTTCAATAGCACCAAAAGTGTATCATTCACAGTTAACGACTACTCTAGCCTACTAAAGATTGCGTTCGAAAATCCAGTTCAATTCCCAATCAATTTTTCACCAGACTGGCTTTTTGTATACAATCCTTTGGCAAAAGAGCTCTCACTTGTCCACCTAATAATAGAAAAAACTAAACTAAAAGACCTTATTGATGATGATGCTAGCGAAGCAATACTTGACAAAGTCCCCGCTGTAATCATTGATTCTGGAGAAGATGTAGAAACTATTTTGCAAGCCTTGTTGTATGAATTCGGATACGCATACACTTTCTCTTCAGTCGGCAAACTACAAATACTTCCAATTTGGAAAAGCGAAGTTATTACTAAAGAAATTGAAATTTGTACTGTGGATGCTGAAAGTTATGTTATGTCAAAAAGTAGCTCCAGTAGCTACGATTCAACTAAAGTTATTTGGAGAGAGGGCAAATTCCAAAGAAAAGAAGAAGCAATGTCCAAAAAACGACCACTGTACTCGGCCCCAATCAATGTTGCTGGTAATGATGGCAAACTTTACGTTGCAGTTCTTCAAAAAGGCGTAGTGTACCCCGACTTTGCAGACAAAATCGGAAGCAGTGTTTTCCAAGAATATGATCCTAGTTGGCTAGACACAGTTTACAAATGGGATTTCAAAAGGCGTGAAGTTTGGCACGACCACTACGCCATAAATGAACATTTAGCAATAATCTCAACTCATAACCTTGAAGCAAGGTTTAGTGCCGACTCCTCCATCAAGCTTGAAAATAAAGAATATTTTCCAACAAAGGCTAAGCTTTGGTTTAGAAACACTTCTAGTAGTCAAGGCTCCAAATATATTTACCACTTTGATATCTACGGAGATGTTTTCTACACAATAGCTCAAAATGTACTCCAAACCGACAATGCTGATGATTTTTACTCTAAAAAGTTTGAATACACAACCAGGTTCATTTTTTCCGAAGAATCCGCAGTAAGACTTTTTGAATTCCTAACAAACTTACGTGTCAAAGGACACACTATTGTTAATTTTAGGTCAATGCAAAATCTAAATATAACCGATTTTGTCAAACTTAGACTTGACAATATTGGGATTGATCATTTTTTCCTTATACTTTCAAAAAAAATTAATAATTTCGATCTAGATATCAAACTTTACGAATACGAAGGAATCACCTGGGGCGACTACACTCATTACGAATACCTTACGACTTCAACTAAAATAGGAATAAGCGACTATTTGTCTGGGGTGCACAAAGTTGTTATTGCACCGTTTAATTATGATGGGCCCGAAACTTACCAATTTAAAGCCTCCGGGTTTAAAGACGAAAATACTTTAAATGTTTCGATTGAATTTGCAAAACAAGCTGGACTTAACAAGATTAAGTTACTTAAAGGCGATTTTTACATTTATGATCAAGTAAAACTAAACAATTTAGAAATTGAAGGCGATGACGAAGTTTTCATAAGAAGCACGGGTTTTTCTAAACATATTTTTGAATCAGAAAAATCATTCAGGCTTTCTGGAGTCAACATATGCCAACAACCAATGAGCGAGCTTTACATTAACGGAGGAGATCTAAATCAAGAAGAACTGGCGCCTTACCTAGAAGACAAAAGCTTTACACAGCCCGCTGTTGTAGTGCTCTGCTCATCATATTCATTGCAAGAAGAGGCCAGATCATCAGTCTATGTTACAGATGCAAGCTTTGTGTACATCAAAAATGTTACATTTACATGCGCATTAAACAAAGCATTGCATTTCAAAAAAACAAAAAAAATTTTACTTGAAGATGTAAATTTTGATTCTACAAATCAAAGCTTCGACATTAAAGATGTTTCCAATCTAACACTAATTAATGTTAGTGCTCAAGGTAGTAAAACTGCAGCGGCTTCAAATGGACTTAATGCAATAATTAGAGAAAGCTCATTTAGCAACAACACCGATGCACTCAGACTTTCTAACTTCTCAAGCTTGAAAATAACTGACACTCAGTTTAGTAAAAACACTGGTACTGCTCTTCACTTGGTAGACATTACCAGTGCAAGACTAAGTAACAACACCTTCACGGAAAATAAAGTTGGAGTTGAAAATCATGCTTTTGATTTAATCGTACGCGATACTTTTTTAAAAAATACACTTGCACTTAATTTGACAAGAAAATCGACTGCTGGGGTACGAACACTTGATCTTAGCACTTACACGGAAAATACTAAAGACAAACAGGAGGCCGCTTAG